From the Marinomonas sp. THO17 genome, one window contains:
- the parC gene encoding DNA topoisomerase IV subunit A: MSELSNFESNETLSLKDYTEKAYLNYSMYVILDRALPHIGDGLKPVQRRIIYAMSELGLKATAKYKKSARTVGDVLGKFHPHGDSACYEAMVLMAQPFSYRYPLVDGQGNWGAPDDPKSFAAMRYTESRLSKYADVLLKEVSQGTVDWVPNFDGTLQEPAVLPARLPNLLLNGTTGIAVGMATDIPPHNLTEVGQACIHLLNNPNAELDDLLNFVQGPDFPTGGEIITSRSDIVKLYETGKGQIKARARFDMEEGEIVVTELPHQVSGSKVLEQIAAQMQAKKLPMVVDLRDESDHENPTRLVIVPKSNRVDVDAVMTHLFATTDLEKSYRVNMNVIGLDGLPQVKPLKSFLSEWLRFRIDVVRKRLQFRLDKVLNRLHILEGLLIAYLNIDEVIEIIRNEDKPKVELMARFGLSDVQAEAILELKLRHLAKLEEMRIKGEQDELEKERKTLEGLLSSDRKLKKLISDEIQEAIDLYGDERRTPIVARKEAQAFSEEDLMSNDPITVVISKQGWIRAAKGHDIDVQGLSYKSGDEYLISTKGRSNQTLVLFASNGRTYSIKAHSLPSARGQGEPITGRISLEKGTTIVAAVLDKEEAHYLVASDAGYGFIAQLKDLYAKNKAGKVTLTLPAGAKVLSPVAVANTETGRVVAISNEGRMLVFDVASLPQMAKGKGNKMISIPSARAAQREELVVAMACVQPDDLLVALSGKRFVNFAEKDLQEYMGERGRRGLKLPRGFQRVDGLEVKVGEGKAFTASSSSTDADLFDR; the protein is encoded by the coding sequence TTGAGTGAGTTGTCAAATTTCGAGTCGAATGAAACCCTTTCATTAAAAGACTACACAGAAAAAGCCTATTTGAACTATTCCATGTACGTCATTCTAGATCGTGCTCTGCCTCATATAGGTGATGGTTTAAAACCTGTTCAGCGTCGCATCATCTATGCTATGAGTGAGCTCGGATTGAAGGCGACAGCTAAATACAAAAAATCGGCTCGTACTGTCGGGGACGTGTTAGGTAAATTTCACCCTCACGGTGATAGTGCTTGTTATGAAGCCATGGTATTGATGGCCCAGCCTTTTTCCTATCGTTATCCGCTGGTTGATGGTCAAGGTAACTGGGGCGCTCCAGACGATCCAAAATCCTTCGCCGCCATGCGTTATACGGAATCTCGTCTGTCTAAATACGCCGATGTTTTACTCAAAGAAGTCTCACAAGGAACAGTCGATTGGGTGCCCAATTTTGATGGTACCCTGCAAGAGCCTGCTGTTTTGCCAGCGCGTCTGCCTAATCTGTTATTGAATGGTACAACGGGTATTGCGGTGGGTATGGCAACCGACATCCCACCTCATAACCTCACAGAAGTCGGTCAAGCGTGTATTCATTTATTGAATAATCCTAATGCTGAGTTGGATGACCTTTTGAACTTCGTACAAGGCCCAGATTTTCCAACCGGTGGAGAGATCATCACATCCCGTAGTGACATTGTGAAATTGTACGAAACCGGAAAAGGGCAAATCAAAGCCCGTGCTCGTTTCGATATGGAAGAGGGTGAAATTGTTGTCACTGAACTTCCTCATCAAGTATCTGGTAGCAAGGTATTAGAACAAATCGCGGCGCAAATGCAGGCTAAGAAACTGCCTATGGTGGTGGATCTACGTGATGAATCCGATCATGAAAATCCAACTCGCTTGGTCATTGTTCCTAAGTCCAATCGAGTCGATGTGGACGCCGTTATGACACATTTGTTTGCCACAACGGATTTGGAAAAATCCTATCGTGTAAACATGAATGTCATTGGCTTAGATGGTTTGCCACAGGTCAAGCCATTAAAAAGTTTCTTGTCTGAATGGTTGCGCTTCCGCATTGATGTGGTGCGTAAGCGTTTGCAATTCCGTTTGGATAAGGTGCTAAATCGTCTGCATATCTTGGAAGGTTTGTTAATTGCTTATCTAAACATAGATGAAGTGATCGAAATCATTCGTAATGAAGACAAACCAAAAGTGGAGTTGATGGCACGTTTTGGCTTAAGTGATGTTCAGGCTGAAGCCATTTTGGAATTGAAATTACGTCACTTGGCGAAATTGGAAGAGATGCGCATTAAGGGAGAGCAGGACGAGCTTGAAAAAGAGCGAAAAACCCTTGAAGGTTTATTGTCTTCCGATCGTAAATTGAAAAAATTGATCAGTGATGAGATTCAAGAAGCCATTGATCTTTATGGTGATGAGCGTCGTACTCCTATTGTGGCTCGCAAAGAAGCGCAGGCATTCAGTGAAGAAGACTTGATGTCGAATGACCCAATTACAGTGGTGATTTCGAAGCAAGGCTGGATTCGTGCGGCGAAAGGTCATGATATCGACGTGCAAGGTTTGAGTTATAAATCGGGTGATGAATACCTTATCAGCACCAAAGGTCGTTCAAATCAAACCCTGGTGCTATTTGCCTCTAATGGCCGCACCTATTCGATTAAAGCCCACTCACTACCATCGGCGCGTGGCCAAGGTGAGCCTATTACTGGCCGTATCAGTTTAGAAAAGGGCACTACGATTGTCGCAGCGGTTCTGGATAAAGAAGAAGCGCATTATCTGGTTGCCAGTGATGCCGGTTATGGTTTTATTGCGCAATTAAAGGATTTATATGCTAAAAATAAAGCGGGTAAAGTCACTTTAACCTTGCCTGCTGGAGCCAAAGTATTGTCACCGGTTGCTGTGGCTAACACGGAAACGGGACGCGTTGTTGCAATATCTAACGAGGGTCGTATGTTAGTATTCGATGTCGCTTCGTTACCGCAAATGGCGAAGGGTAAAGGCAATAAGATGATCAGTATTCCGAGTGCTCGTGCAGCACAACGAGAAGAGCTGGTGGTGGCAATGGCATGTGTTCAACCTGATGATCTATTGGTGGCCTTGTCTGGTAAACGATTTGTTAACTTTGCCGAAAAAGACTTGCAAGAATACATGGGGGAGCGTGGCCGACGTGGTTTGAAATTACCAAGAGGTTTCCAGCGAGTCGACGGGTTAGAAGTAAAAGTAGGTGAAGGCAAAGCTTTCACTGCTAGCAGTTCCTCTACCGACGCCGATCTGTTTGATCGCTAG
- a CDS encoding GNAT family N-acetyltransferase — protein sequence MTVFSSTQEEKYFAVVISIKLMLDDLTQRIMIEKLLMMAKDKPGYMGEESCYGEIYSLITYWREASQAKAWQDDEMLRRVLSLGEHFWYQEYSMKLCTVNQDMSFKSSNAGQQNLRFPYMKTPRGILRLLGQSQAHLLFDYVNDERDFLAPWEPLRNEAYYSMETCQLRVREMRREFLEDKSCVLCLLNADESKMLAYSNYSNIVRGVFQACNLGYSLRQQEQGKGLMTEMLKAGIQYMSKEQHIERIQAGYMPRNERSAAVLSRLGFEKEGTARDYLKINGRWEDHILTALILR from the coding sequence ATGACAGTATTTAGTTCCACACAGGAAGAAAAATATTTTGCCGTTGTGATTTCTATCAAATTAATGCTGGATGATTTAACTCAGCGCATCATGATTGAAAAGCTTTTAATGATGGCCAAAGACAAACCAGGCTATATGGGGGAAGAATCCTGCTATGGGGAGATCTACAGTCTGATTACCTATTGGCGAGAAGCCTCACAAGCAAAGGCTTGGCAGGATGATGAAATGTTGCGACGGGTGTTGTCTTTGGGGGAGCATTTTTGGTATCAAGAGTATTCAATGAAACTCTGTACCGTGAATCAGGATATGTCGTTTAAAAGTTCAAATGCTGGTCAGCAAAACTTGCGTTTTCCCTACATGAAAACGCCACGTGGAATCTTGCGCTTGTTAGGGCAATCTCAAGCGCATCTGCTGTTTGATTATGTGAATGACGAGAGGGATTTTTTGGCACCGTGGGAGCCATTGAGAAATGAGGCTTATTACTCAATGGAAACTTGTCAGCTAAGGGTTCGGGAAATGCGACGGGAGTTTCTAGAAGATAAATCATGTGTACTCTGCTTACTGAATGCAGATGAAAGCAAGATGCTGGCTTACAGTAACTATTCCAATATCGTTCGAGGTGTGTTTCAAGCCTGTAATTTGGGTTACAGTTTGCGACAACAAGAGCAAGGTAAAGGTTTAATGACGGAAATGCTCAAGGCAGGTATCCAATATATGAGTAAGGAACAGCACATCGAGCGCATTCAGGCCGGCTATATGCCGAGAAATGAACGAAGTGCGGCTGTACTCAGCCGTCTTGGTTTTGAAAAAGAGGGTACAGCGAGGGATTATCTTAAGATCAATGGTCGCTGGGAAGATCACATTTTGACGGCGTTAATTTTGCGTTAA
- the lipA gene encoding lipoyl synthase: MTAERKRVVQGEKLRGADKMARIPIKIVPTEEIPRKPEWLRVRMPASPEIARIKSTLREHKLASVCEEANCPNLGECFSNGTATFMIMGEICTRRCPFCDVAHGRPNPLSPDEPKELAAAIRDMKLKYVVITSVDRDDLRDGGAQHFVDCIRETRAASPNIEIETLVPDFRGRMEVAVETLVQAPPDVFNHNLESIPRLYRQVRPGSDYQWSLDLLKNFKDRCPDVPTKSGLMVGMGETFEEIVEVMKDLRAHNVDMLTIGQYLQPSKHHFPMARFVPPEEFARYEEVAKELGFTHAACGPLVRSSYHADKQAHGERVS; the protein is encoded by the coding sequence ATGACAGCAGAACGCAAACGCGTTGTTCAAGGGGAAAAGCTACGTGGCGCCGATAAGATGGCACGTATCCCGATTAAAATAGTACCGACAGAAGAGATTCCTCGTAAGCCTGAATGGTTGCGAGTTCGTATGCCAGCTTCTCCAGAGATAGCACGTATCAAGAGTACGTTACGTGAGCACAAATTGGCGTCTGTGTGTGAGGAAGCAAATTGTCCGAACTTAGGTGAATGTTTCAGTAATGGTACAGCAACCTTCATGATCATGGGTGAGATTTGTACTCGTCGCTGCCCTTTCTGTGATGTAGCGCATGGTCGTCCAAATCCATTAAGTCCAGATGAGCCAAAAGAGTTAGCGGCTGCCATTCGTGACATGAAATTGAAGTACGTTGTTATCACTTCTGTTGACCGTGATGATCTGCGTGATGGTGGGGCACAGCACTTTGTGGATTGTATTCGTGAAACCCGTGCGGCCAGTCCAAACATTGAAATTGAAACTTTGGTTCCAGATTTCCGTGGTCGTATGGAGGTTGCGGTGGAAACCTTGGTGCAGGCACCACCCGATGTGTTTAACCATAACTTGGAGTCGATTCCGCGTCTTTATCGCCAAGTTCGCCCAGGTTCGGATTATCAGTGGTCATTAGACTTATTGAAGAATTTCAAAGACCGTTGTCCAGATGTACCTACCAAATCAGGTTTGATGGTCGGTATGGGAGAAACCTTTGAAGAGATCGTTGAGGTGATGAAAGACCTTCGTGCTCATAATGTTGATATGCTGACCATAGGTCAGTACTTGCAACCTTCTAAACACCATTTTCCAATGGCGCGCTTTGTGCCACCAGAAGAGTTTGCTCGTTATGAGGAAGTCGCCAAAGAGCTTGGGTTTACCCATGCTGCTTGTGGGCCTTTGGTCCGTTCATCTTATCATGCAGACAAACAAGCTCATGGTGAGAGAGTCTCTTAA
- the lipB gene encoding lipoyl(octanoyl) transferase LipB, which yields MTLDLICRDLGLVEYQDSWERMKLFTQERTKQDADEIWLLEHPAVFTQGQAGKEEHLLAPGDIPVYQADRGGQVTYHGPGQLIAYVLIDLKRLGIGVRDLVTVLEQSIVKVLAQNAIDAYAKPDAPGVYVDEQKISSLGLRVRRGCSFHGLALNVDMDLTPFNRINPCGYQGLQMIDMQRLKADVSMSDIKTQLANQLAEHLGYTSPTIQQGWN from the coding sequence ATGACATTAGACTTGATATGCCGTGATCTTGGTTTAGTGGAGTACCAAGATTCTTGGGAGCGTATGAAGCTGTTTACCCAAGAGCGAACCAAGCAAGATGCAGATGAAATATGGTTACTTGAGCATCCAGCTGTGTTTACTCAAGGACAAGCCGGAAAAGAAGAACACCTGTTAGCGCCCGGAGATATTCCAGTTTATCAAGCTGATCGCGGTGGGCAAGTCACCTATCATGGTCCAGGACAATTAATTGCCTATGTGTTGATTGACTTGAAGCGTCTCGGTATTGGTGTGCGAGATTTGGTAACTGTGCTGGAGCAATCTATCGTCAAAGTGTTGGCGCAAAATGCCATTGACGCTTATGCCAAACCAGATGCACCGGGAGTGTATGTGGATGAACAGAAGATTTCATCCTTGGGTTTGAGGGTGCGTCGTGGTTGTTCGTTTCATGGTTTAGCGTTAAATGTCGATATGGACCTGACACCATTTAATCGCATTAACCCTTGTGGTTATCAAGGGTTACAGATGATTGATATGCAGCGTCTGAAAGCAGATGTAAGCATGTCTGATATAAAGACTCAGTTGGCCAATCAGCTGGCTGAACACCTCGGATACACCAGTCCGACTATCCAACAAGGGTGGAACTAG
- a CDS encoding DUF493 domain-containing protein yields MALITKEGNQVGKQTDAPKIEFPCDNYVVKVVSMDTEGAHADIVACFKTHAPEMDPNAVTTNRSSKGRFVSFSFRIVAQSEAQLSALHADLMAVNAVKMVL; encoded by the coding sequence ATGGCGTTAATCACAAAAGAGGGTAATCAGGTTGGTAAACAAACTGATGCTCCAAAGATAGAGTTTCCATGCGATAACTATGTTGTCAAAGTCGTGTCTATGGATACTGAAGGGGCTCATGCTGACATAGTAGCGTGTTTTAAGACGCATGCTCCGGAAATGGATCCAAATGCTGTCACCACAAACCGTTCTAGTAAAGGGCGATTTGTTAGTTTCAGTTTCCGTATTGTTGCCCAAAGTGAGGCACAATTGTCTGCATTACATGCTGATCTAATGGCAGTGAACGCAGTTAAGATGGTTTTATAA
- a CDS encoding D-alanyl-D-alanine carboxypeptidase family protein, protein MKKLFATFSLVFGLVCTSVSASPALIPTPPQLSATSYILMDAYTGDVLVSHNAENEYPPASLTKLMTAYIIEYELARGNLSLSDQIKVSEKAWRMKGSRMFIREGTKVSLEDLMRGIIIQSGNDASVAAAEYIAGNESAFADLMNQHAQLLGMNNTNFVNSTGFPAEGHYSSALDMAKLSRATILQFPENYKMYAEKEFKYNNINQPNRNKLLWRDKTVDGLKTGHTEEAGYCLAASAVRNGTRLISVVMGTKSDQARAADSQKLLDYGFRYYETRKLYSRGQVVNNARVWGGSENSVKVGFAEDVLVTIPRQQGDSLPATLNMKKEITAPVAVGDVLGTVIVGTPDNVLLEHPVVALEAVEEGGFFKRLFDNIRLFFANLF, encoded by the coding sequence ATGAAAAAACTTTTCGCGACATTCTCACTTGTATTTGGCCTTGTATGTACATCTGTTTCGGCCTCTCCAGCATTAATTCCAACACCACCACAATTGTCAGCAACAAGTTATATCCTGATGGACGCCTACACAGGAGATGTTTTGGTTTCTCATAACGCAGAGAACGAATACCCGCCAGCCAGTTTAACTAAGCTGATGACGGCTTATATCATTGAATATGAGTTGGCGCGAGGTAACCTGTCTTTATCTGATCAGATTAAGGTTAGTGAGAAAGCATGGCGTATGAAAGGATCACGAATGTTTATTCGTGAAGGTACCAAGGTATCTTTGGAAGATCTAATGCGTGGCATTATTATTCAATCTGGTAACGATGCTAGTGTGGCTGCTGCGGAATACATTGCCGGAAATGAATCGGCATTTGCCGATTTAATGAACCAACATGCGCAGTTATTGGGTATGAATAATACCAATTTTGTGAATTCAACTGGGTTTCCAGCTGAAGGGCACTATTCAAGTGCTCTTGATATGGCTAAGTTGTCTCGCGCTACTATTTTGCAGTTTCCAGAAAACTATAAGATGTATGCTGAAAAAGAGTTTAAATACAACAATATAAATCAACCTAACCGTAATAAGTTATTGTGGCGTGATAAAACCGTGGATGGTTTGAAAACAGGTCACACGGAAGAAGCGGGTTATTGTTTAGCCGCTTCTGCTGTGCGTAATGGTACCCGTTTAATCAGTGTGGTAATGGGCACAAAATCCGATCAAGCGCGTGCAGCAGATTCACAGAAATTATTAGATTACGGATTCCGTTACTACGAAACTCGTAAGTTATATAGCCGTGGTCAAGTTGTTAATAATGCACGGGTATGGGGTGGCAGTGAAAATTCCGTAAAAGTAGGATTTGCTGAAGATGTGTTGGTGACCATTCCTCGTCAGCAAGGGGATTCTTTGCCAGCGACACTGAATATGAAAAAAGAAATTACCGCTCCGGTTGCAGTCGGTGATGTATTGGGTACTGTGATTGTAGGTACACCAGATAACGTTTTGCTTGAGCACCCAGTGGTTGCATTAGAAGCGGTAGAAGAGGGTGGTTTCTTCAAACGCTTATTTGATAACATTCGTCTTTTCTTTGCGAACTTATTTTAA
- a CDS encoding septal ring lytic transglycosylase RlpA family protein translates to MKRIKLLLVIMVFGMMLTGCMSTRHVLGYDDKDIDYDKASGGGRYSILQDHGPSGDVKVDHLPDLIPKWEPKSRGGNKSPYEVWGKKYWVMDSAKGYSAEGTASWYGKKFHGHKTSNGEIYDMYAFSAAHKSLPLPTYLKVTNLDNGRSVIVRVNDRGPFHGNRLIDLSYAAAVRLDYHKKGLARVRVEAITPEKGQSYQPDEVLDETPQALPDKASAVSQGADEKAPEVVFTHLQLGAFNSQESAEKLKHRLFEAFDTDIRVEVNQQGDGLYKVLVGPYKEANELQKWQGKLLESGFGDSVRVALLP, encoded by the coding sequence ATGAAACGCATTAAACTACTGCTTGTCATAATGGTATTTGGCATGATGTTGACTGGTTGTATGAGTACTCGCCACGTTTTGGGGTATGACGATAAAGACATAGATTATGATAAAGCCTCTGGCGGTGGTCGTTATAGCATTTTGCAAGATCATGGGCCTAGTGGTGATGTGAAAGTGGATCATCTACCTGATCTGATTCCAAAATGGGAGCCGAAAAGCCGTGGCGGAAATAAAAGCCCTTATGAAGTGTGGGGTAAAAAATATTGGGTAATGGATTCAGCTAAAGGATACAGTGCAGAAGGAACGGCTTCTTGGTATGGCAAGAAGTTTCATGGTCATAAAACCTCAAATGGGGAAATATATGACATGTATGCATTTTCTGCCGCCCATAAATCCTTGCCGTTACCAACTTATTTGAAAGTAACCAATTTGGATAATGGTCGCTCAGTGATTGTTCGAGTGAACGATAGAGGGCCGTTTCATGGTAATCGCTTAATTGACCTTTCGTATGCGGCAGCGGTGCGGTTGGATTACCATAAAAAAGGGTTGGCAAGAGTGCGAGTCGAGGCGATCACCCCAGAAAAAGGTCAGTCTTACCAGCCAGATGAAGTTCTAGACGAGACACCGCAAGCCTTGCCAGATAAGGCTTCAGCCGTATCGCAAGGGGCTGATGAAAAGGCGCCTGAAGTGGTCTTTACCCATTTGCAATTGGGGGCCTTTAATTCTCAAGAATCGGCTGAGAAATTAAAGCATCGTTTGTTTGAAGCTTTTGATACAGATATTCGCGTTGAAGTAAATCAGCAAGGCGATGGGCTTTATAAAGTGCTAGTTGGCCCTTATAAAGAGGCTAATGAGTTACAAAAGTGGCAAGGAAAGCTACTTGAAAGCGGATTTGGAGATTCCGTAAGAGTAGCTTTACTTCCGTAA
- the mltB gene encoding lytic murein transglycosylase B gives MFKLAASVFIAIGLTACSAVEQKDMPANSGVSNALLEDMPKAWADSYAGYPEVQVFINKMVNQHGYDKERLQLAFSHIKVRPKVIEKSDNQPEVLIPYYQYKTRFVNKDRMKAGQKFAQRNAKWLTKAQQEFGVDSHVIVALIGVETYYGRITGSKDVFTSLTTLAFDYPRRKDYFQSELEAYLLLARSKGWNIGETKGSYSGAMGMVQFMPSNYQKLAIDYDQDGQIDLWRSEADAIGSVANYLKHHGWRQNQPWFVTAKVSDPLVVEEEINKGRRPSKEIEEWSAVNVMPTQQFSSDKTGLIGLRTAPEEMSYWLAYENFFTVMDYNPSRRYAMSVLELAKSIEAYETH, from the coding sequence ATGTTTAAGCTAGCAGCTTCGGTTTTTATTGCGATAGGGTTAACCGCATGCAGCGCTGTTGAGCAAAAGGATATGCCTGCCAACTCAGGTGTGAGTAACGCTTTGCTGGAGGATATGCCAAAGGCTTGGGCAGATTCTTATGCTGGTTATCCAGAAGTACAAGTTTTTATCAATAAAATGGTTAATCAGCATGGTTACGATAAAGAGAGGCTGCAATTGGCCTTCTCGCATATCAAAGTGCGTCCTAAAGTGATTGAAAAATCGGATAACCAACCTGAAGTACTCATTCCTTACTATCAATATAAAACGCGCTTCGTGAATAAAGATCGCATGAAAGCGGGTCAAAAATTTGCCCAGCGTAATGCCAAGTGGCTGACTAAAGCGCAACAAGAGTTTGGTGTCGATTCCCATGTTATTGTCGCCTTGATTGGTGTCGAGACTTACTATGGCCGTATTACTGGCTCCAAAGATGTATTTACATCATTGACGACCTTGGCATTTGATTACCCTAGACGTAAAGACTATTTTCAAAGTGAATTAGAAGCGTATTTGTTACTCGCTCGCTCTAAAGGATGGAACATTGGCGAAACAAAAGGGTCATATAGTGGTGCGATGGGCATGGTGCAATTCATGCCAAGTAATTATCAGAAATTAGCCATCGATTATGATCAAGATGGACAAATCGATTTATGGCGTTCAGAAGCAGATGCCATTGGCAGTGTTGCAAACTATTTAAAACACCACGGTTGGCGACAAAATCAACCTTGGTTTGTTACTGCTAAGGTGTCGGATCCTTTGGTGGTGGAAGAAGAAATTAATAAAGGTCGAAGACCTAGCAAGGAAATTGAAGAGTGGTCTGCTGTAAATGTGATGCCGACGCAGCAATTTTCTTCTGATAAAACGGGTTTAATTGGTTTGCGCACTGCACCAGAGGAAATGTCTTACTGGTTGGCTTATGAAAATTTCTTTACTGTGATGGACTATAATCCGAGTCGACGTTATGCCATGTCAGTATTGGAATTGGCGAAAAGTATAGAGGCCTATGAAACGCATTAA
- the rodA gene encoding rod shape-determining protein RodA, whose amino-acid sequence MSENLYRRVLVFANARLWQLVHIDILLIGSLFLLIGGGLFVLYSASGQNAAMIERQIFRFTAGLMVCLVLAQLPPKYMRRASPALYIFISLLLIGVLLFGVGAKGAQRWLPLPGGLRFQPSEIMKIVMPMMVAWYFSDRALPPSFKQIVTVLILIVAPVLLIAKQPDLGTSLLVAVSGIFALFLAGLGWRYILGAAALAPIAGFSLWQVMHDYQKQRVLTFLNPESDPLGSGWNIIQSKTAIGSGGIYGKGWLEGTQAQLDFLPESHTDFIIAVLAEEFGMLGCGLLILAYLLVIARGLYISAMAEDNYARLLAGSLTLTFFVYMFVNIGMVSGILPVVGVPLPLVSYGGTSIITIMATFGILMSIQTHKRAR is encoded by the coding sequence ATGAGTGAGAACTTATATCGTCGCGTGCTGGTCTTTGCCAATGCCAGACTTTGGCAGTTGGTGCACATTGATATTTTATTGATTGGCTCCTTGTTCTTGTTGATTGGTGGTGGATTATTTGTGCTTTATTCTGCCTCTGGACAGAATGCGGCTATGATTGAACGTCAAATTTTTCGTTTCACGGCAGGTTTAATGGTGTGTTTAGTGCTGGCGCAACTGCCGCCTAAATACATGCGACGAGCGTCGCCCGCTTTATATATTTTTATTTCCTTGCTACTCATTGGGGTTTTGCTGTTTGGTGTTGGAGCAAAAGGTGCTCAGCGCTGGTTGCCACTACCCGGTGGATTGCGTTTCCAGCCTTCTGAAATCATGAAAATTGTGATGCCTATGATGGTGGCTTGGTATTTTTCTGATAGAGCGTTACCGCCGAGTTTTAAACAAATAGTGACTGTGCTTATTTTGATTGTGGCTCCAGTGTTATTAATTGCCAAACAGCCTGATCTTGGTACGTCATTATTGGTAGCGGTATCCGGTATTTTTGCCTTATTTCTAGCTGGCCTTGGTTGGCGCTATATTCTTGGTGCTGCGGCGCTCGCTCCCATTGCAGGTTTTAGTCTGTGGCAGGTGATGCACGATTATCAGAAGCAAAGGGTATTAACCTTCCTTAACCCAGAAAGTGATCCTTTAGGTTCTGGGTGGAATATTATTCAATCAAAAACCGCCATAGGCTCTGGTGGTATTTATGGCAAAGGTTGGTTAGAAGGTACTCAAGCGCAACTGGATTTCCTACCAGAAAGCCACACAGATTTTATCATTGCCGTGTTAGCGGAAGAATTTGGTATGCTGGGGTGCGGTTTACTGATTCTTGCATATCTTCTTGTTATTGCGCGCGGTCTTTACATTTCAGCCATGGCAGAGGATAACTACGCGCGTTTGTTAGCAGGTAGTCTTACTCTGACATTTTTTGTTTATATGTTTGTAAATATTGGTATGGTTTCAGGAATTTTGCCCGTAGTTGGGGTACCCTTACCTTTAGTCAGCTATGGTGGTACATCAATCATTACCATTATGGCGACCTTTGGAATTTTAATGTCGATTCAAACACATAAAAGAGCGAGATAA